The following DNA comes from Firmicutes bacterium CAG:345.
TCAACAAGAACTTCACCTGTTTTAGGATTAATAACATCATGACAAGTATAACGACCAACTAAACGATCGTATAAAGGAACTTGTACTGAACCATTCTTAGATTCAACAATGGCTCTAACAACAAAACCATGATCACAGCCACAATCTTCTTCACGAATTACAACATCGTGTGAAACATCGACGAGACGTCTTGTTAAATAACCTGAGTCAGCAGTCTTTAAAGCAGTATCAGCACCACCTTTACGGGCACCATGAGTTGCAATAAAGAACTCAGAAACAGAAAGACCATCACGGAAACATGATTTAATTGGAATTTCAATAACTTCACCAGATGGATTATTCATAAGACCACGCATACCAACAAGTTGTAAGAAGTTAGATTTGGAACCACGAGCACCAGAATCTGACATCATGAAGATTGGATTTCGTGAATCTCTAATCATCTCTTGTTTAAGAAGTTCATCTACTTGAGCAAGAACACCTGTCCAAACAGCAACAACTTTTGTATAACGTTCATGATCTGTTAACAAACCACGTTCAAACAATTCTTGAATTTCAGCAACTTTTGCATCGCCTTCATCAAGTAAAGCTTTTTTACCAGCGATAGGTTGAATATCACTAATAGCAACTGTAATACCGGCGATAGTAGAATATTCAAATCCTAAATTTTTGATATCATCAAGAATTTCACTTGTCTTATCAGCCTTATATCTATTGAACAATTCATTGATAATATTACCAATTTGTTTTTTAGCAATAGGCTTACGAAGAGGAGTTTTTCTAATATAGTCAATTATATTAGTTCCTTTTGGTACAAAGAATTCATCTAAAGTAGTAGATAAGTTCTTAGTAGATGGATCATTAATATATGGGAAATCAGCCGGATAAATAGAATTGAAAATCAATTTACCAACTGTAGTAATGAGATAGCATTCATTTTGTCTTTCAGTAAAGCAAGTTTTGCCAACTGATGTTGCTCTAATTGCAATGCGGTTTTGAATATGGACTTGATGAGTTTCATATGCACGCATAACTTCATCAAAATCGCGGAAAATTTTACCTTCGCATTGAGCATATAAATCATATTCTTCAGCAGCATCTAAGTTACCATGAGAACGATAATAATCTGCTTGTTTCTTAAAACCAGAGACATCAGTTTCAAGAGTCAAATAATAGTTACCAAGAACCATATCCTGAGAAGGAATACAGATTGGTTTGCCATCTTTTGGACCAAGAATATTACGATTAGCAAGCATTAAATTATAAGATTCACGTTGAGCTTGTTCAGAAAGTGGAACGTGAACAGCCATTTGGTCACCATCAAAGTCAGCATTGAAACCAGTACAAACTAATGGGTGTAAACGAATAGCACGACCTTCAACAAGAATTGGTTTAAAAGCTTGAATACCAAGTCTATGAAGTGTAGGAGCACGATTTAACAAAACAGGATGCTTTGTAATAATTTGTTCAATAACATCAAAGACTTTTTCATCATATGAATCAATCATTTGATCCGCAACTTTATGGTTTGAAACACCATATTCACGAATTAATTTACTTGCAATAAATGGACGGAATAATTGAATCGCCATTTCTCTTGGAATACCGCATTCATACATTTTTAATGTAGGACCAACAGCGATAACTGAACGTCCAGAGAAATCAACACGTTTACCAAGAAGATTTTGTCTAAATCTACCAGATTTACCTTTTAAAGATGAAGATAAAGATTTAAGAGGACGATTACCTGCACCAGTTACTGGTTTAGAACGACGACCATTATCAATCAATGCATCGACAGCCTCTTGAAGCATTCTCTTTTCATTAATAAGAATAACTGAAGGGGATTTTAAGTCGATCATCTTTTTAAGACGAATGTTACGTGTAATAACACGACGATATAATTCGTTTAAGTCACTAGTAGCAAAACGACCACCATCAAGTTGTAACATTGGACGTAAATCTGGTGGAATTACAGGCAACGCATTTAAAATCATCCAAGATGGTTTGTTGTGGGAATGACGGAAGGCTTGAACAACTTCAAGTCTTTTTATAAGTTTTTGTCTTTTTTGATTTTTAGAACCTGTTGTATTACGTAATTCTTCTTGAATACTCTTAAGTTCATCATCAAGATTAACTTCTTCTAATAATTGTTGAACAGCTTCAGCACCCATTCCAAATTTTGCACCAGT
Coding sequences within:
- a CDS encoding dNA-directed RNA polymerase subunit beta' (product inferred by homology to UniProt), with the translated sequence MFELNKLNSIKVGLASPETIRSWSHGEVKKPETINYRSQKPEPDGLFCEKIFGPSKDYECHCGKYKKPRYQGIVCEKCGVEVTSKAVRRERMGHIELASPCAHIWYLKGIPSRMGLLLNINPKQLDEVVYFVSHVVLNPGTSKTLQYREVLDDKTARQEFLLIVESLINENVIDPEDPDYQRALNISEALNNVTAPFDFISISSFISKYTGAKFGMGAEAVQQLLEEVNLDDELKSIQEELRNTTGSKNQKRQKLIKRLEVVQAFRHSHNKPSWMILNALPVIPPDLRPMLQLDGGRFATSDLNELYRRVITRNIRLKKMIDLKSPSVILINEKRMLQEAVDALIDNGRRSKPVTGAGNRPLKSLSSSLKGKSGRFRQNLLGKRVDFSGRSVIAVGPTLKMYECGIPREMAIQLFRPFIASKLIREYGVSNHKVADQMIDSYDEKVFDVIEQIITKHPVLLNRAPTLHRLGIQAFKPILVEGRAIRLHPLVCTGFNADFDGDQMAVHVPLSEQAQRESYNLMLANRNILGPKDGKPICIPSQDMVLGNYYLTLETDVSGFKKQADYYRSHGNLDAAEEYDLYAQCEGKIFRDFDEVMRAYETHQVHIQNRIAIRATSVGKTCFTERQNECYLITTVGKLIFNSIYPADFPYINDPSTKNLSTTLDEFFVPKGTNIIDYIRKTPLRKPIAKKQIGNIINELFNRYKADKTSEILDDIKNLGFEYSTIAGITVAISDIQPIAGKKALLDEGDAKVAEIQELFERGLLTDHERYTKVVAVWTGVLAQVDELLKQEMIRDSRNPIFMMSDSGARGSKSNFLQLVGMRGLMNNPSGEVIEIPIKSCFRDGLSVSEFFIATHGARKGGADTALKTADSGYLTRRLVDVSHDVVIREEDCGCDHGFVVRAIVESKNGSVQVPLYDRLVGRYTCHDVINPKTGEVLVEGNTFIDEEKAQLIVDAGIQEVEIRSLLTCETKDGVCVHCYGRNLATGEMVKVGDAVGIMAAQSIGEPGTQLTMKTFHTGGVAGSDITQGLPRVQELLEARNPKGEAIISEIEGTVIKIEGGERYLITVVNDNEEKEYLTNYGAHLIVKVGDHVINGQQLTEGAINPKSLLDYSDVVAVDNYLVSEVQKVYRSQGITISDKHIEVIIRQMTRKMLIIEGGDTEMLPGQKVDLVDFTEGNEKVLLHGGKPAMAAPLLLGITKAALDTNSFLSSASFQETTKVLTDAAIKGRVDHLHGLKENVMIGKLIPAGTGLEPDLHDEVEELDEDDRFDVDTVLGISSEEIVENK